From the genome of Triticum aestivum cultivar Chinese Spring chromosome 3B, IWGSC CS RefSeq v2.1, whole genome shotgun sequence, one region includes:
- the LOC123065413 gene encoding putative cytochrome c biosynthesis ccmC-like mitochondrial protein, which yields MSVSLLQPYFFMSKKKSYAQILIGSRLFLTVMAIHLSLRVAPPDLQQGENSRISYVHVPVAWMSIVIYITTAINSSLFPLTKHPLFLRSSGTGTEIGAFSTLFTLVTGGFWGMPMWGTFRMWDARLTFVFILFLIYLGALRFQKLPVKPTPISIRAGPIDIPIIKSPVNRWNTSHQPRSTSRSGTSIHVPMPIPILSNFANFPFSTRILFVLETRLPIPSFPESPLTEEIEA from the coding sequence ATGTCAGTTTCATTATTACAAccttatttttttatgtcaaagaAAAAAAGCTACGCGCAAATTCTCATTGGATCTCGGTTGTTCTTAACAGTGATGGCTATTCATTTAAGTCTACGGGTAGCACCACCAGATCTTCAACAAGGTGAAAATTCTCGTATTTCGTATGTACATGTTCCTGTGGCTTGGATGAGTATAGTTATTTATATCACGACAGCTATAAACAGTTCCTTGTTCCCATTAACAAAACATCCCCTTTTTCTTCGCTCTTCCGGAACCGGTACAGAAATTGGTGCTTTTTCTACTTTGTTTACTTTAGTGACTGGGGGGTTTTGGGGAATGCCTATGTGGGGTACCTTTCGGATGTGGGATGCTCGTTTAACGTTTGTATTCATCTTGTTCCTTATTTACCTGGGTGCACTGCGTTTTCAAAAGCTTCCTGTCAAACCGACTCCTATTTCAATCCGTGCTGGACCGATCGATATACCAATAATAAAGTCTCCAGTCAACCGGTGGAATACATCGCATCAACCTAGGAGCACTAGCCGATCTGGTACATCAATACATGTTCCTATGCCCATTCCAATCTTGTCTAACTTTGCTAACTTCCCCTTCTCTACTCGTATCTTGTTCGTTCTGGAAACACGTCTTCCTATTCCATCTTTTCCCGAATCTCCCTTAACGGAAGAAATAGAAGCTTGA